In Uranotaenia lowii strain MFRU-FL chromosome 2, ASM2978415v1, whole genome shotgun sequence, one genomic interval encodes:
- the LOC129742791 gene encoding uncharacterized protein LOC129742791, with protein MKGFILTGVLLLLGIIQVVRSEDEQVIEEIVLGPPGEGDAVIGEYDEGDDILDEILISDWTKSEAQLQTTEQSVTEADQTTNVPITVELSETSTITEDVTEKLEDETGNPTPPPITYTARPSTTTTKSPAIQVVTSSSKIISATLKSIQRTSSTSNDITTEAPKICTPLQALYQTIQRDLAKILFEIEKFQAEAKRRIEESQRENNTVGLFQLWQLAQQLKSMAA; from the exons ATGAAAG GTTTTATACTGACCGGTGTTTTACTTCTGTTGGGGATAATTCAAGTGGTGCGTTCCGAGGATGAGCAGGTCATTGAAGAGATAGTCTTAGGACCTCCTGGTGAGGGTGATGCTGTTATTGGGGAATACGATGAGGGCGACGATattttggatgaaattttgataagcgATTGGACCAAAAGTGAAGCACAACTACAGACAACTGAACAAAGTGTTACGGAAGCTGATCAAACTACAAATGTACCAATAACGGTTGAGTTAAGTGAAACGTCAACAATAACCGAGGATGTGACAGAAAAGTTAGAAGATGAAACTGGTAACCCTACGCCACCTCCAATCACCTACACAGCTCGTCCCAGTACTACGACAACAAAAAGCCCAGCCATCCAGGTTGTCACCAGTTCTTCGAAAATTATAAGCGCTACTTTGAAATCAATTCAGCGAACTTCTTCAACTTCCAACGATATCACAACGGAAGCCCCAAAAATCTGCACTCCACTACAAGCCCTCTATCAAACGATTCAACGGGATCTGGCCAAAATTTTGTTCGAAATCGAAAAGTTCCAGGCGGAAGCCAAACGTCGGATTGAGGAATCGCAACGGGAAAATAATACTGTGGGTTTGTTCCAACTTTGGCAGCTGGCCCAGCAGCTCAAATCGATGGCAGCATAG